Proteins from one Falco naumanni isolate bFalNau1 chromosome 2, bFalNau1.pat, whole genome shotgun sequence genomic window:
- the MTMR6 gene encoding myotubularin-related protein 6 produces the protein MEHIRTTKVEQVKLLDRFSTSNKSLTGTLYLTATHLLFIDSSQRETWILHHHIAAVEKLPLTTSGCPLVIQCKNFRIVHFVVPRERDCHDIYNSLLQLSRTAKYEELYAFSYNPKQNEAEQVKGWQLIDLAEEYKRMGVPNANWQLSDANRDYKICETYPRELYVPRTASKPIIVGSSKFRSKGRFPVLSYYHKNKEAAICRCSQPLSGFSARCLEDEHMLQAISKANPLNRYMYVMDTRPKLNAMANRAAGKGYENEDNYSNIRFQFVGIENIHVMRSSLQKLLEVCGTKGLSVNDFLSGLENSGWLRHIKAVLDAAVFLVKAIAVESASVLVHCSDGWDRTSQVCSLGALLLDSYYRTIKGFMVLIEKDWISFGHKFSDRCGQLDGDPKEISPVFTQFLESVWNLTEQFPQAFEYNEAFLLQIHEHVHSCQFGNFLGNCQKEREELKLKEKTYSLWPFLLNEQKKYRNPLYNPDFSPELTLLEPNTVSFNFKFWRNMYHQFDRSMHPRQSVLNLIMNMNEQNKQLEEDIKELEAKIKQRTGQSDAVLGKEHQQSAHPAPMALKTPPSFKEQPLIPVNDAVRTIEGSNTADNRYSEFVAEFSKAEPAVVSLEYGVARMTC, from the exons ATGGAGCACATCCGCACCACCAAG GTGGAGCAAGTGAAATTACTGGATAGGTTCAGCACGAGCAATAAGTCACTGACGGGAACTCTATACCTTACAGCAACTCATCTGTTATTCATAGATTCAAGCCAGAGAGAGACGTGG ATTCTACATCATCACATCGCTGCAGTAGAAAAACTTCCCTTGACTACTTCTGGCTGCCCGCTTGTCATCCAGTGCAAGAACTTCAGGATAGTTCATTTTGTCGTTCCCAGAGAGAGGGATTGTCATGACATCTACAACTCTTTGCTTCAGCTGTCAAGAACAG CAAAATATGAAGAACTGTACGCTTTCTCCTAtaatccaaaacaaaatgaagctgaGCAAGTCAAAGGTTGGCAGCTTATTGATCTAGCGGAAGAATATAAGAGAATGGGAGTGCCAAATGCTAACTGGCAATTGTCTGATGCAAATCGTGATTATAAG atttgtgaAACCTATCCTAGAGAACTTTATGTTCCCAGAACTGCAAGCAAGCCCATAATTGTTGGTAGCTCCAAGttcagaagcaaaggaagatTTCCAGTGTTGTCATAttatcataaaaataaagag GCTGCAATTTGCAGGTGCAGTCAACCTCTCTCAGGTTTCAGTGCCAGGTGCCTGGAAGATGAACACATGTTGCAAGCCATCAGTAAAGCAAATCCTTTAAATCGCTACATGTATGTCATGGACACCAGGCCAAAG CTTAATGCAATGGCaaacagagctgctgggaagggctATGAGAATGAGGACAACTACTCTAACATTAGGTTCCAGTTTGTTGGCATTGAAAATATTCATGTAATGAGATCCAGCTTACAAAAACTTCTGGAAG tCTGTGGCACAAAAGGTTTGTCTGTCAATGACTTTTTGTCTGGTCTGGAGAATTCTGGATGGTTGCGTCACATCAAAGCTGTGTTGGATGCTGCTGTCTTCTTAGTCAAG GCAATAGCGGTTGAGAGCGCCAGTGTATTAGTGCACTGCTCTGATGGCTGGGATAGGACTTCCCAAGTTTGTTCTCTTGGAGCTCTCTTACTAGATTCCTATTATAGAACAATCAAAGGATTTATG GTCTTGATAGAGAAAGACTGGATCTCTTTTGGGCACAAGTTCTCTGACAG GTGTGGTCAGTTGGATGGTGATCCAAAAGAGATCTCACCAGTGTTCACCCAGTTTTTAGAAAGTGTGTGGAATCTGACTGAGCAGTTTCCACAAGCCTTTGAGTACAATGAAGCTTTCCTCCTTCAGATCCATGAACACGTCCATTCATGCCAGTTTGGTAACTTCCTTGGAAACTGTCAAAAAGAGCGAGAAGAACTTAA gTTAAAAGAGAAGACATATTCCTTGTGGCCGTTCCTTCTgaatgaacaaaagaaataccGGAATCCTCTGTATAATCCAGACTTTTCTCCAGAACTGACTCTTTTGGAGCCTAATACAGTATCATTCAATTTTAA GTTTTGGAGAAATATGTACCATCAGTTTGATCGAAGTATGCATCCCAGGCAATCTGTGCTCAATCTTATAATGAACATGaatgaacaaaataaacaacTAGAGGAAGACATTAAAGAACTGGAAGCT aaaataaagcagagaacTGGGCAGTCAGATGCAGTCCTTGGGAAAGAACATCAGCAGTCTGCTCATCCTGCACCCATGGCACTGAAGACCCCTCCATCCTTCAAAGAGCAGCCGCTGATCCCAGTGAATGATGCTGTGAGAACTATAGAGGGCAGCAACACAGCAGACAATCGCTACAGTGAATTTGTGGCAGAGTTCTCAAAAGCTGAGCCTGCTGTTGTCAGCTTGGAGTATGGAGTGGCCAGGATGACCTGCTAA